The following are encoded in a window of Drosophila simulans strain w501 chromosome 3L, Prin_Dsim_3.1, whole genome shotgun sequence genomic DNA:
- the LOC6738248 gene encoding probable trafficking protein particle complex subunit 2, whose product MSTYYFVIVGQNDNPIYEKEFSTVNKELRKEDHRHLTQFIAHAALDLVDEHKWKTANMQLKSIDRFNQWFVSAFITASQIRFLIVHDNKNDEGIKNFFNEMYDTYIKHSMNAFYRINTPIKSPMFEKKSEIFGRKYLLS is encoded by the exons ATGTCCACATACTACTTTGTTATTGTGGGGCAAAATGATAATCCCATTTACGAGAAGGAATTCAGCACGGTGAACAAGGAACTAAGG AAAGAGGACCACAGACACCTCACCCAGTTTATTGCCCATGCCGCCTTGGATTTGGTGGATGAGCACAAATGGAAGACGGCCAATATGCAACTGAAATCCATTGATAGATTCAATCAGTGGTTTGTTTCGGCCTTCATCACAGCCAGCCAAATAAGATTCCTCATCGTTCATGACAACAAAAACGACGAGGGAATCAAGAACTTCTTTAACGAGATGTATGACACGTATATCAAACACTCCATGAATGCCTTCTATCGCATCAACACACCGATTAAATCTCCGATGTTTGAGAAGAAGTCAGAGATCTTTGGCCGGAAGTATTTGTTATCCTAA
- the LOC6738249 gene encoding ATPase family AAA domain-containing protein 5 isoform X1, with amino-acid sequence MTDVNCLTSEHIAPTTTTASPPGTPSKNGAADPVEPTSPFVLRAPPSAKSKLILQNMEEVLNSVKQKHREKHKRKREEKRRAALMEDQKSTAEETKANAKEKPQPLREKSSQENGLKNGRRRSSPLKSSTPVADNQSIMKHFAKAGKPENVGASPVNTAKPKPTTNVFEFMMNARNRSLGVNEGGAESPADQEVGSEAATPTTKRKLLLQEWNERKGGAKRRLADEARGEFIELQMEQRAKRLRKMLTKTDAKEVTAPSSAPTDPTVKRLRGRPRSRRISSMDAQESKPPVVEAKAEDPGTEEFLSKLSSPTKKRDSLLGYFAKVESPKELAEKVIIAIETPPMETPKRRTLRRKSQQETPIVAESTPSSRPRRSCVGKARYDYDLETSPGKQQKAKPQKADESIEIIDLDNSNPAATPKKLAPLFVRQLPKPSPDPSVLKARQAFLQSGVPDKIRQEQIRQKNLDQMYEDSYEVFPRLAHIGCESFGSKSGPLEFPFALRAEEEYSEVTKALPANKRRSKASSITSCLPADFTSSKTNKFNYATLPQLENKRGFVKLWKNDFDRFPTFKCYNQMREKYRHFSAIDSAQDTQQMGESLVVTRRTRRSMEQNMAQNEEEAKPPPSAPNGELLFTEKYKPLLFEQVLVNLTPVQELREFLSSWSGNGGSNRNSQGMDDTFDMSNDSASMGSNSNTMVLVGPSSSGKTNAVFTLANDMNFNVLEINAGMKRTGKKLIQELQEATQSHQIRKDSKAGGGSSQQLLQKLQKSGLKSKAAAVEPPSEVRKSLILIEDADILFDNLDAGFTEAIYTLAASSKRPVIVVATDPNCAHLQRLMQQNIIHFQAPNALNISRFLAVLSLMENCPIELDELISLYLYNQQNLRKTLMELQFYIQSGGDSTGSRTGGGTKSPTKSSNSRLATVNGSRIHQRFFEFFTSPQNVQYRIPFPVDFSLLRLNLPDLMASSALLKEQQAAGGGSRTAAKRKSRSPKKAWLSSATGQKSDGHSSSLATLASFYDNISAASLMDSDCSDRLQWHLSEEIGHLLVEQALQTGLATKECPYNLFDKPGQRFSIFQHLGNGVLRSESAKSLDFEPALRSICRSEKERAGLERKSSRFYHYLRNHTVNVTSFTTDYFDTACSTFQSAAPSSEPTEEAEPRD; translated from the exons ATGACCGATGTAAATTGTCTTACAAGTGAGCACATTGCACCCACAACCACCACTGCGAGTCCACCAGGAACTCCCTCCAAAAATGGGGCCGCGGATCCCGTCGAGCCCACATCCCCGTTCGTTCTGAGAGCACCGCCCAGCGCCAAATCCAAACTGATACTCCAGAACATGGAGGAAGTGCTGAACTCGGTGAAGCAGAAGCATCGGGAGAAGCATAAGCGAAAGCGGGAGGAGAAGCGCCGCGCAGCACTCATGGAGGATCAGAAAAGCACCGCCGAAGAGACCAAGGCGAATGCCAAGGAGAAACCGCAGCCACTGCGCGAGAAATCCTCCCAAGAAAACGGTCTCAAGAACGGTCGGCGGCGGTCCAGTCCGCTCAAGTCCAGCACTCCGGTGGCCGACAATCAGAGCATCATGAAGCACTTCGCCAAGGCGGGCAAGCCGGAGAACGTGGGTGCTTCCCCGGTGAACACAGCCAAACCGAAGCCAACCACCAATGTCTTCGAGTTCATGATGAATGCTCGGAATCGCTCTCTGGGGGTTAATGAAGGTGGCGCAGAATCTCCCGCGGATCAAGAGGTCGGCAGTGAGGCAGCAACGCCTACTACCAAGCGGAAGCTACTCCTCCAGGAATGGAACGAACGCAAGGGTGGAGCCAAGAGAAGACTGGCGGACGAAGCTCGCGGGGAGTTCATTGAGCTGCAGATGGAGCAAAGGGCAAAAAG ATTGCGGAAAATGCTGACCAAGACTGACGCCAAAGAGGTGACGGCTCCATCCTCGGCACCCACGGACCCAACAGTCAAGCGTCTAAGAGGTCGACCGCGCTCTCGACGAATCAGTTCCATGGATGCACAGGAATCGAAGCCCCCGGTCGTGGAAGCAAAAGCTGAAGATCCAGGAACAGAGGAGTTTCTCTCGAAGCTTTCGTCGCCCACAAAAAAGCGGGACAGCCTGCTGGGCTACTTTGCCAAAGTGGAATCCCCGAAGGAGTTGGCTGAAAAGGTGATCATTGCGATAGAAACTCCACCCATGGAGACACCCAAGCGAAGAACGCTGCGCAGAAAGAGCCAGCAGGAGACACCCATTGTTGCCGAATCCACTCCCTCGTCAAGACCAAGACGATCGTGTGTGGGCAAGGCGCGCTACGATTACGATCTGGAAACGAGTCCCGGCAAGCAACAAAAGGCGAAGCCCCAAAAGGCAGACGAGTCTATAGAGATTATTGACCTAGACAATAGTAATCCAGCTGCCACACCAAAGAAACTAGCGCCGCTATTCGTCCGTCAATTGCCAAAGCCCAGCCCAGATCCGTCGGTTTTGAAGGCTCGACAGGCGTTTCTGCAATCCGGAGTTCCAGACAAAATTCGACAGGAGCAGATCCGTCAAAAGAACCTCGACCAGATGTACGAAGATAGCTATGAAGTGTTTCCCAGACTGGCGCATATAGGCTGCGAAAGCTTTGGTTCAAAAAGTGGTCCTCTGGAGTTTCCCTTTGCTCTGAGGGCAGAAGAGGAATATTCAGAGGTTACGAAAGCGTTACCCGCCAACAAACGACGTTCCAAAGCGAGTAGCATCACCAGCTGTCTGCCCGCGGACTTTACATCcagtaaaacaaacaaattcaaCTATGCTACTTTGCCACAGCTGGAAAACAAGCGTGGCTTTGTGAAGCTCTGGAAGAATGATTTCGATCGGTTTCCCACCTTTAAGTGCTATAATCAGATGAGGGAGAAGTATCGCCACTTCAGCGCCATTGACAGTGCACAGGATACGCAGCAAATGGGAGAATCACTGGTGGTCACGCGCCGCACTCGCCGTTCAATGGAGCAGAATATGGCACAGAACGAAGAGGAGGCGAAACCACCGCCTTCCGCTCCAAATGGCGAGCTGCTCTTCACGGAGAAGTACAAACCGCTGCTGTTCGAACAGGTTCTGGTGAATCTGACGCCAGTGCAGGAGCTTAGGGAATTCCTGTCCAGCTGGAGTGGCAATGGTGGTAGCAATCGCAACTCACAGGGCATGGATGACACCTTTGACATGAGCAACGATTCGGCATCAATGGGCTCAAATAGCAACACGATGGTTCTGGTGGGACCTTCATCGAGCGGGAAAACCAATGCCGTCTTCACTTTAGCCAACGACATGAACTTTAATGTCTTGGAGATAAATGCAGGGATGAAGAGGACGGGCAAGAAGCTGATACAGGAACTTCAAGAGGCCACGCAGTCGCATCAGATAAGGAAAGACAGTAAAGCGGGTGGAGGATCCTCACAGCAGTTGCTTCAAAAGTTGCAAAAGAGTGgattaaaatcaaaagcagCCGCAGTGGAACCTCCTTCCGAAGTACGGAAATCTTTGATCCTAATCGAGGATGCGGATATCCTGTTCGATAACTTGGACGCTGGATTTACGGAAGCCATTTATACCTTGGCCGCCAGTTCCAAGAGGCCGGTTATTGTGGTTGCCACGGATCCGAATTGCGCGCACTTGCAGCGCCTAATGCAGCAGAATATAATCCATTTCCAAGCTCCGAACGCATTGAACATCTCCCGATTCCTGGCCGTTTTATCGCTAATGGAAAACTGCCCCATCGAGTTGGATGAATTGATATCCTTGTATCTGTACAATCAACAGAATCTGCGCAAGACGTTGATGGAACTGCAGTTCTACATTCAGAGTGGTGGAGATTCAACTGGGAGTAGGACTGGCGGTGGCACTAAATCACCAACCAAATCCTCAAATAGCCGGCTAGCCACCGTCAATGGCAGTCGAATCCATCAGAGATTCTTTGAGTTCTTCACAAGTCCGCAGAATGTCCAGTATCGAATACCCTTTCCCGTTGACTTCAGCCTCTTGCGTTTGAATCTCCCCGATCTTATGGCTAGTTCGGCGCTGCtaaaggagcagcaggcagCGGGCGGGGGAAGTAGAACCGCTGCCAAGCGGAAGTCCCGCTCACCAAAGAAGGCCTGGCTGAGCAGCGCCACGGGACAGAAGTCCGATGGGCACAGCTCGTCGCTCGCCACATTAGCTTCCTTCTATGACAACATTTCGGCGGCTTCGTTGATGGACTCCGATTGCAGTGATCGCTTGCAGTGGCACCTGTCCGAAGAAATCGGTCACCTGCTGGTGGAGCAGGCTCTCCAAACTGGACTCGCGACCAAGGAGTGCCCCTACAATCTGTTTGATAAGCCGGGTCAGAG gttttcaattttccagcaCCTGGGCAACGGAGTTCTCCGTTCCGAATCCGCCAAATCGCTGGACTTCGAGCCCGCCCTGCGCTCCATATGCCGCAGCGAGAAGGAGCGGGCAGGACTGGAACGGAAGTCGAGTAGATTCTATCATTATCTGCGCAACCACACGGTAAACGTGACCAGTTTCACGACGGATTACTTCGACACTGCATGCAGTACGTTCCAATCTGCTGCCCCCAGCAGCGAGCCAACCGAGGAGGCCGAGCCGAGAGATTAG
- the LOC6738249 gene encoding ATPase family AAA domain-containing protein 5 isoform X2: MEEVLNSVKQKHREKHKRKREEKRRAALMEDQKSTAEETKANAKEKPQPLREKSSQENGLKNGRRRSSPLKSSTPVADNQSIMKHFAKAGKPENVGASPVNTAKPKPTTNVFEFMMNARNRSLGVNEGGAESPADQEVGSEAATPTTKRKLLLQEWNERKGGAKRRLADEARGEFIELQMEQRAKRLRKMLTKTDAKEVTAPSSAPTDPTVKRLRGRPRSRRISSMDAQESKPPVVEAKAEDPGTEEFLSKLSSPTKKRDSLLGYFAKVESPKELAEKVIIAIETPPMETPKRRTLRRKSQQETPIVAESTPSSRPRRSCVGKARYDYDLETSPGKQQKAKPQKADESIEIIDLDNSNPAATPKKLAPLFVRQLPKPSPDPSVLKARQAFLQSGVPDKIRQEQIRQKNLDQMYEDSYEVFPRLAHIGCESFGSKSGPLEFPFALRAEEEYSEVTKALPANKRRSKASSITSCLPADFTSSKTNKFNYATLPQLENKRGFVKLWKNDFDRFPTFKCYNQMREKYRHFSAIDSAQDTQQMGESLVVTRRTRRSMEQNMAQNEEEAKPPPSAPNGELLFTEKYKPLLFEQVLVNLTPVQELREFLSSWSGNGGSNRNSQGMDDTFDMSNDSASMGSNSNTMVLVGPSSSGKTNAVFTLANDMNFNVLEINAGMKRTGKKLIQELQEATQSHQIRKDSKAGGGSSQQLLQKLQKSGLKSKAAAVEPPSEVRKSLILIEDADILFDNLDAGFTEAIYTLAASSKRPVIVVATDPNCAHLQRLMQQNIIHFQAPNALNISRFLAVLSLMENCPIELDELISLYLYNQQNLRKTLMELQFYIQSGGDSTGSRTGGGTKSPTKSSNSRLATVNGSRIHQRFFEFFTSPQNVQYRIPFPVDFSLLRLNLPDLMASSALLKEQQAAGGGSRTAAKRKSRSPKKAWLSSATGQKSDGHSSSLATLASFYDNISAASLMDSDCSDRLQWHLSEEIGHLLVEQALQTGLATKECPYNLFDKPGQRFSIFQHLGNGVLRSESAKSLDFEPALRSICRSEKERAGLERKSSRFYHYLRNHTVNVTSFTTDYFDTACSTFQSAAPSSEPTEEAEPRD; encoded by the exons ATGGAGGAAGTGCTGAACTCGGTGAAGCAGAAGCATCGGGAGAAGCATAAGCGAAAGCGGGAGGAGAAGCGCCGCGCAGCACTCATGGAGGATCAGAAAAGCACCGCCGAAGAGACCAAGGCGAATGCCAAGGAGAAACCGCAGCCACTGCGCGAGAAATCCTCCCAAGAAAACGGTCTCAAGAACGGTCGGCGGCGGTCCAGTCCGCTCAAGTCCAGCACTCCGGTGGCCGACAATCAGAGCATCATGAAGCACTTCGCCAAGGCGGGCAAGCCGGAGAACGTGGGTGCTTCCCCGGTGAACACAGCCAAACCGAAGCCAACCACCAATGTCTTCGAGTTCATGATGAATGCTCGGAATCGCTCTCTGGGGGTTAATGAAGGTGGCGCAGAATCTCCCGCGGATCAAGAGGTCGGCAGTGAGGCAGCAACGCCTACTACCAAGCGGAAGCTACTCCTCCAGGAATGGAACGAACGCAAGGGTGGAGCCAAGAGAAGACTGGCGGACGAAGCTCGCGGGGAGTTCATTGAGCTGCAGATGGAGCAAAGGGCAAAAAG ATTGCGGAAAATGCTGACCAAGACTGACGCCAAAGAGGTGACGGCTCCATCCTCGGCACCCACGGACCCAACAGTCAAGCGTCTAAGAGGTCGACCGCGCTCTCGACGAATCAGTTCCATGGATGCACAGGAATCGAAGCCCCCGGTCGTGGAAGCAAAAGCTGAAGATCCAGGAACAGAGGAGTTTCTCTCGAAGCTTTCGTCGCCCACAAAAAAGCGGGACAGCCTGCTGGGCTACTTTGCCAAAGTGGAATCCCCGAAGGAGTTGGCTGAAAAGGTGATCATTGCGATAGAAACTCCACCCATGGAGACACCCAAGCGAAGAACGCTGCGCAGAAAGAGCCAGCAGGAGACACCCATTGTTGCCGAATCCACTCCCTCGTCAAGACCAAGACGATCGTGTGTGGGCAAGGCGCGCTACGATTACGATCTGGAAACGAGTCCCGGCAAGCAACAAAAGGCGAAGCCCCAAAAGGCAGACGAGTCTATAGAGATTATTGACCTAGACAATAGTAATCCAGCTGCCACACCAAAGAAACTAGCGCCGCTATTCGTCCGTCAATTGCCAAAGCCCAGCCCAGATCCGTCGGTTTTGAAGGCTCGACAGGCGTTTCTGCAATCCGGAGTTCCAGACAAAATTCGACAGGAGCAGATCCGTCAAAAGAACCTCGACCAGATGTACGAAGATAGCTATGAAGTGTTTCCCAGACTGGCGCATATAGGCTGCGAAAGCTTTGGTTCAAAAAGTGGTCCTCTGGAGTTTCCCTTTGCTCTGAGGGCAGAAGAGGAATATTCAGAGGTTACGAAAGCGTTACCCGCCAACAAACGACGTTCCAAAGCGAGTAGCATCACCAGCTGTCTGCCCGCGGACTTTACATCcagtaaaacaaacaaattcaaCTATGCTACTTTGCCACAGCTGGAAAACAAGCGTGGCTTTGTGAAGCTCTGGAAGAATGATTTCGATCGGTTTCCCACCTTTAAGTGCTATAATCAGATGAGGGAGAAGTATCGCCACTTCAGCGCCATTGACAGTGCACAGGATACGCAGCAAATGGGAGAATCACTGGTGGTCACGCGCCGCACTCGCCGTTCAATGGAGCAGAATATGGCACAGAACGAAGAGGAGGCGAAACCACCGCCTTCCGCTCCAAATGGCGAGCTGCTCTTCACGGAGAAGTACAAACCGCTGCTGTTCGAACAGGTTCTGGTGAATCTGACGCCAGTGCAGGAGCTTAGGGAATTCCTGTCCAGCTGGAGTGGCAATGGTGGTAGCAATCGCAACTCACAGGGCATGGATGACACCTTTGACATGAGCAACGATTCGGCATCAATGGGCTCAAATAGCAACACGATGGTTCTGGTGGGACCTTCATCGAGCGGGAAAACCAATGCCGTCTTCACTTTAGCCAACGACATGAACTTTAATGTCTTGGAGATAAATGCAGGGATGAAGAGGACGGGCAAGAAGCTGATACAGGAACTTCAAGAGGCCACGCAGTCGCATCAGATAAGGAAAGACAGTAAAGCGGGTGGAGGATCCTCACAGCAGTTGCTTCAAAAGTTGCAAAAGAGTGgattaaaatcaaaagcagCCGCAGTGGAACCTCCTTCCGAAGTACGGAAATCTTTGATCCTAATCGAGGATGCGGATATCCTGTTCGATAACTTGGACGCTGGATTTACGGAAGCCATTTATACCTTGGCCGCCAGTTCCAAGAGGCCGGTTATTGTGGTTGCCACGGATCCGAATTGCGCGCACTTGCAGCGCCTAATGCAGCAGAATATAATCCATTTCCAAGCTCCGAACGCATTGAACATCTCCCGATTCCTGGCCGTTTTATCGCTAATGGAAAACTGCCCCATCGAGTTGGATGAATTGATATCCTTGTATCTGTACAATCAACAGAATCTGCGCAAGACGTTGATGGAACTGCAGTTCTACATTCAGAGTGGTGGAGATTCAACTGGGAGTAGGACTGGCGGTGGCACTAAATCACCAACCAAATCCTCAAATAGCCGGCTAGCCACCGTCAATGGCAGTCGAATCCATCAGAGATTCTTTGAGTTCTTCACAAGTCCGCAGAATGTCCAGTATCGAATACCCTTTCCCGTTGACTTCAGCCTCTTGCGTTTGAATCTCCCCGATCTTATGGCTAGTTCGGCGCTGCtaaaggagcagcaggcagCGGGCGGGGGAAGTAGAACCGCTGCCAAGCGGAAGTCCCGCTCACCAAAGAAGGCCTGGCTGAGCAGCGCCACGGGACAGAAGTCCGATGGGCACAGCTCGTCGCTCGCCACATTAGCTTCCTTCTATGACAACATTTCGGCGGCTTCGTTGATGGACTCCGATTGCAGTGATCGCTTGCAGTGGCACCTGTCCGAAGAAATCGGTCACCTGCTGGTGGAGCAGGCTCTCCAAACTGGACTCGCGACCAAGGAGTGCCCCTACAATCTGTTTGATAAGCCGGGTCAGAG gttttcaattttccagcaCCTGGGCAACGGAGTTCTCCGTTCCGAATCCGCCAAATCGCTGGACTTCGAGCCCGCCCTGCGCTCCATATGCCGCAGCGAGAAGGAGCGGGCAGGACTGGAACGGAAGTCGAGTAGATTCTATCATTATCTGCGCAACCACACGGTAAACGTGACCAGTTTCACGACGGATTACTTCGACACTGCATGCAGTACGTTCCAATCTGCTGCCCCCAGCAGCGAGCCAACCGAGGAGGCCGAGCCGAGAGATTAG
- the LOC27206220 gene encoding cytochrome b5, giving the protein MSQLYDLSEVAQQNGKNGKPCWLIIKGNVYDVTKFLGEHPGGGEALLEYGGKDATKAFKQAGHSSDAEKDLKNYKIGEINSAAPIQVQPTSNGSAKPAANTISGDPEPAKKSSSGFCCC; this is encoded by the coding sequence ATGTCACAGTTGTACGATCTCTCCGAGGTGGCCCAGCAGAACGGCAAGAATGGCAAGCCCTGCTGGCTGATCATCAAGGGGAACGTGTACGATGTAACCAAGTTCCTGGGCGAGCATCCTGGCGGCGGCGAAGCACTGCTCGAATACGGCGGCAAGGATGCCACCAAGGCCTTCAAGCAGGCAGGCCACTCCTCCGATGCCGAAAAGGATCTGAAGAACTACAAAATCGGAGAAATCAACTCAGCTGCGCCCATTCAAGTGCAGCCCACGTCCAATGGTTCAGCAAAGCCGGCGGCCAACACAATATCCGGCGATCCCGAACCCGCGAAGAAGAGCTCCTCcggtttctgttgctgctaG